The Budorcas taxicolor isolate Tak-1 chromosome 25, Takin1.1, whole genome shotgun sequence genome includes a region encoding these proteins:
- the CHRM1 gene encoding muscarinic acetylcholine receptor M1: MNTSAPPAVSPNITVLAPGKGPWQVAFIGITTGLLSLATVTGNLLVLISFKVNTELKTVNNYFLLSLACADLIIGTFSMNLYTTYLLMGHWALGTLACDLWLALDYVASNASVMNLLLISFDRYFSVTRPLSYRAKRTPRRAALMIGLAWLVSFVLWAPAILFWQYLVGERTVLAGQCYIQFLSQPIITFGTAMAAFYLPVTVMCTLYWRIYRETENRARELAALQGSETPGKGGGSSSSSERSQPGAEGSPETPPGRCCRCCRTPRLLQAYSWKEEEEEDEGSMESLTSSEGEEPGSEVVIKMPMVDPEAQAPAKQPPRSSPNTVKRPTRKGRERAGKGQKPRGKEQLAKRKTFSLVKEKKAARTLSAILLAFILTWTPYNIMVLVSTFCKDCVPETLWELGYWLCYVNSTINPMCYALCNKAFRDTFRLLLLCRWDKRRWRKIPKRPGSVHRTPSRQC, from the coding sequence ATGAATACCTCAGCGCCACCTGCCGTCAGCCCCAACATCACTGTCCTGGCACCGGGAAAGGGTCCCTGGCAAGTGGCCTTCATCGGGATCACCACGGGCCTCCTGTCACTGGCCACGGTGACAGGCAACCTGCTGGTGCTCATCTCTTTCAAGGTCAACACGGAGCTCAAGACGGTCAACAACTACTTCCTGCTGAGCCTGGCCTGTGCTGACCTCATCATCGGTACCTTCTCCATGAACCTCTACACCACGTATCTGCTCATGGGCCACTGGGCTCTGGGCACGCTGGCCTGCGACCTCTGGCTGGCCCTGGACTATGTGGCCAGCAACGCCTCGGTCATGAACCTGCTGCTCATCAGCTTCGACCGCTACTTCTCGGTGACCCGGCCCCTGAGCTACCGCGCCAAGCGCACACCCCGCCGGGCAGCCCTGATGATCGGCCTGGCTTGGCTGGTCTCGTTCGTGCTCTGGGCCCCGGCCATCCTCTTCTGGCAGTACCTGGTAGGGGAGCGGACGGTGCTGGCCGGGCAGTGCTACATCCAGTTCCTCTCGCAGCCCATCATCACCTTTGGCACGGCCATGGCTGCCTTCTACCTCCCCGTCACGGTCATGTGCACCCTCTACTGGCGCATCTACCGGGAGACAGAGAACCGGGCCCGGGAGCTGGCGGCCCTGCAGGGCTCGGAGACGCCGGGGAAGgggggcggcagcagcagcagctcagagcGGTCCCAGCCGGGGGCCGAAGGCTCCCCAGAGACCCCTCCAGggcgctgctgccgctgctgccggACCCCCCGGCTGCTCCAGGCCTACAgctggaaggaggaagaggaggaggatgaaggCTCCATGGAGTCCCTCACCTCCTCGGAGGGTGAGGAGCCTGGCTCCGAGGTGGTGATCAAGATGCCCATGGTGGACCCCGAGGCGCAGGCCCCTGCCAAGCAGCCGCCCCGGAGCTCCCCAAATACGGTCAAGAGGCCGACCCGGAAGGGGCGCGAGCGGGCAGGCAAGGGCCAGAAGCCCCGTGGGAAGGAGCAGCTAGCCAAGCGGAAGACCTTCTCGCTGGTCAAGGAGAAGAAGGCGGCTCGGACCCTGAGCGCCATCCTGCTGGCCTTCATCCTCACCTGGACGCCGTACAACATCATGGTGCTGGTGTCCACCTTCTGCAAGGACTGTGTCCCCGAGACCCTGTGGGAGCTGGGCTACTGGCTGTGCTATGTCAACAGCACCATCAACCCCATGTGCTACGCGCTCTGCAACAAAGCCTTCCGGGACACCTTCCGCCTGCTGCTGCTCTGCCGCTGGGACAAGCGTCGCTGGCGCAAGATCCCCAAGCGCCCCGGCTCTGTGCACCGCACCCCCTCCCGCCAGTGCTGA